In Bremerella alba, one genomic interval encodes:
- the aroH gene encoding chorismate mutase, with amino-acid sequence MMCRGVRGATTVSHNDRDEILEATRQLLALMIRQNGIDPKDVASAIFTITNDLDAEFPALAARQIGWMDVPLICTHEISVPGSLPMCVRILLHWNTDKPQEEIHHVYVRDAVRLRPDLCQVPEIEWEELEQWIEQQMTGMK; translated from the coding sequence ATGATGTGTCGTGGAGTTCGCGGGGCGACTACCGTTTCTCATAACGATCGCGACGAGATCCTCGAAGCGACTCGGCAGCTGTTGGCTTTGATGATTCGCCAGAATGGGATCGATCCAAAAGACGTAGCGAGTGCCATCTTCACTATTACTAACGATCTGGATGCAGAGTTTCCTGCTCTAGCGGCAAGGCAAATCGGTTGGATGGATGTTCCTCTTATATGCACGCACGAAATTAGTGTACCCGGCTCTTTGCCCATGTGTGTGCGAATACTGCTGCACTGGAATACGGATAAGCCCCAAGAGGAGATCCATCACGTCTATGTACGCGATGCAGTCAGGCTCCGGCCTGATTTGTGCCAAGTTCCTGAGATCGAATGGGAAGAACTTGAGCAGTGGATTGAGCAGCAGATGACGGGTATGAAATAA